Proteins encoded in a region of the Buteo buteo chromosome 11, bButBut1.hap1.1, whole genome shotgun sequence genome:
- the DHX38 gene encoding pre-mRNA-splicing factor ATP-dependent RNA helicase PRP16 — MAAASEESLHRLAGTSPEAEAGGLVLRRRSAAAEQHVFKAPAPRASLLGLDVLAAQKRREREEEAAGGKRSRVSSYKDWEEGRDEAGSPEEDEEEEAESGRRSRSARKDRHYRSVHVETPSYTGGVSEEFWERSRQRERERREHGVFASSKEEKERKKEHSRDRDHDRKRDREERDRSRHSSRSERDGSSERSSRRSEPESPRHRPKDAATPSRSSWEEDDSGYSSARRSQWESPSPMPSYRDSERSHRAPSLRDTDRRDRDRSVRSKYSDKTPLPTPSYKYNEWADDRRHLGSTPRLSRGRGRRVDGEEGIAFETEEERQQWEDDQRQADRDWYMMDEGYDEFHNPLAYSSEEYVKKREQHLHKQRQKRISAQRRQINEDNERWETNRMLTSGVVHRIEVDEDFEEDNSAKVHLLVHNLVPPFLDGRIVFTKQPEPVIPVKDATSDLAIIARKGSQLVRKHREQKERKRAQHKHWELAGTKLGDIMGIKKEEEKDEMVTEDGKVDYRTEQKFAEHMKEKSEASSEFAKKKSILEQRQYLPIFAVQQELLSILRDNSIVIVVGETGSGKTTQLTQYLHEDGYTDYGMIGCTQPRRVAAMSVAKRVSEEMGVRLGEEVGYAIRFEDCTSENTVIKYMTDGILLRESLREADLDNYSAIIMDEAHERSLNTDVLFGLLREVVARRSDLKLVVTSATMDADKFASFFGNVPIFHIPGRTFPVDILFSKTPQEDYVEAAVKQALQVHLSGAPGDILVFMPGQEDIEVTSEQIVEHLEELEKAPALAVLPIYSQLPSDLQAKIFQKAPDGVRKCIVATNIAETSLTVDGIMFVIDSGYCKLKVFNPRIGMDALQIYPISQANANQRAGRAGRTGPGHCFRLYTQSAYKNELLTTTVPEIQRTNLANVVLLLKSLGVQDLLQFHFMDPPPEDNMLNSMYQLWILGALDNTGGLTSTGRLMVEFPLDPALSKMLIVSCDMGCSSEILLIVSMLSVPAIFYRPKGREEESDQVREKFAVPESDHLTYLNVYLQWKNNSYSTLWCNQHFIHAKAMRKVREVRAQLKDIMVQQRMSLASCGTDWDVVRKCICAAYFHQAAKLKGIGEYVNIRTGMPCHLHPTSSLFGMGYTPDYIVYHELVMTTKEYMQCVTAVDGEWLAELGPMFYSIKHAGKSRQENRRRAKEEVSAMEEEMALAEEQLRARREEQERRNPLGSARSTKIYTPGRKEQGEPLTPRRTPARFGL, encoded by the exons ATGGCCGCGGCGAGCGAGGAGTCGCTGCACCGGCTGGCGGGGACGAGCCCGGAGGCCGAGGCCGGCGGGCTGGTCCTGCGGAGGCGGAGCGCCGCCGCCGAGCAGCACGTCTTCAAGGCGCCGGCGCCGCGGGCCTCCTTGCTGGGCCTGGACGTGTTGGCGGCCCAGAAGCGGCGGGAGCGCGAGGAGGAGGCGGCCGGCGGGAAGCGGTCCCGGGTCTCCTCCTACAAGGACTGGGAAGAGGGCCGTGACGAGGCGGgcagccccgaggaggacgaggaggaggaggcggagagCGGCCGGCGCAGCCGGAGCGCCCGCAAGGACAG GCATTACCGTTCTGTCCATGTGGAAACACCTTCCTACACAGGGGGTGTCAGCGAGGAGTTTTGGGAACGCAGCCGGCAGCGGGAAAGGGAGCGTCGGGAACATGGTGTCTTTGCTTCCtccaaggaggagaaggaacgAAAGAAGGAACACAGTCGGGATCGGGACCACGATCGTAAACGGGACCGCG aggAGCGGGACAGAAGTCGTCACAGCAGCAGATCAGAGAGAGATGGCTCATCAGAgcggagcagcaggaggagcgAACCAGAGAGCCCCAGACATCGGCCCAAAG ATGCAGCCACACCGTCTCGCTCCAGCTGGGAGGAAGATGATAGTGGCTACAGTAGTGCCCGCCGCTCGCAGTGGGAATCTCCCTCACCCATGCCTTCCTATCGAGACTCAGAGCGCAGCCACCGGGCACCGTCACTGCGGGACACGGACCGGAGAGACCGGGACAG GTCTGTAAGGAGCAAGTACTCGGATAAGACACCGCTGCCCACCCCGTCATACAAATATAACGAGTGGGCTGACGACCGGAGACATCTGGGGTCCACGCCACGGCTGTCCAGAGGGAGAG GGCGGCGTGTAGACGGGGAGGAGGGCATTGCCTTTGAGACGGAGGAGGAGCGGCAGCAGTGGGAGGACGACCAGCGG CAAGCTGACCGGGACTGGTACATGATGGATGAGGGCTACGACGAGTTTCACAACCCCTTGGCCTACTCCTCTGAGGAGTATGTGAAGAAGCGGGAGCAGCACTTGCACAAGCAGAGGCAGAAGCGCATCTCGGCACAGCGGCGGCAGATCAATGAG GATAACGAGCGCTGGGAAACGAATCGCATGCTGACCAGTGGTGTGGTTCATCGGATTGAAGTGGACGAAGATTTTGAGGAGGATAACTCTGCTAAAGTGCATCTGTTGGTGCACAACCTGGTGCCCCCTTTCCTAGATGGAAGGATTGTCTTCACCAAGCAG CCAGAGCCAGTCATCCCTGTCAAGGATGCCACCTCAGATTTGGCCATCATAGCCCGAAAAGGCAGCCAATTGGTGCGCAAGCACAGGGAGCAAAAGGAGCGTAAGAGG GCTCAGCATAAGCACTGGGAGCTGGCAGGCACAAAACTGGGAGACATTATGGGGAtcaagaaagaggaggagaaggacgAGATGGTGACAGAAGATGGCAAAGTGGATTACAG GACTGAGCAGAAGTTTGCTgaacacatgaaagaaaaaagtgaagccAGCAGTGAGTTCGCCAAGAAGAAATCAATCCTGGAGCAGAGACAGTATCTGCCCATCTTTGCCGTGCAACAGGAGCTGCTCTCCATCCTCAG agaCAACAGCATTGTGATTGTGGTGGGGGAGACGGGGAGTGGGAAGACGACTCAGCTGACGCAGTACCTCCATGAGGATGGCTACACAGACTATGGCATGATTGGCTGCACCCAGCCCCGCAGAGTGGCGGCCATGTCAGTTGCCAAGCGGGTCAGTGAAGAGATGGGAGTGCGTCTGGGAGAGGAG GTGGGCTATGCCATCCGCTTTGAGGACTGCACGTCCGAGAACACAGTGATCAAATACATGACAGATGGGATCCTTCTTCGAGAGTCACTGCGAGAGGCTGACCTGGACAACTACAGTGCTATCATCATGGATGAGGCACATGAGCGCTCACTCAATACTGACGTGCTCTTTGGCTTGCTTCGGGAG GTGGTGGCCCGACGCTCAGATCTGAAGCTTGTTGTCACCTCGGCCACCATGGATGCAGATAAGTTTGCCTCCTTCTTTGGGAATGTTCCTATTTTCCACATTCCTGGGCGCACTTTCCCTGTTGATATTCTTTTCAGCAAG ACCCCACAAGAGGATTATGTGGAGGCAGCAGTGAAACAAGCCCTGCAGGTCCATTTGTCTGGTGCTCCTGGAGACATCCTTGTCTTCATGCCTGGCCAGGAGGACATAGAG GTGACCTCAGAGCAAATTGTGGAACACCttgaggagctggagaaggcgCCTGCTCTTGCTGTACTGCCTATCTATTCTCAGCTACCATCAGACTTGCAGGCCAAGATCTTCCAGAAG GCTCCGGATGGGGTCAGGAAGTGCATTGTTGCCACTAACATTGCAGAGACCTCGCTGACAGTGGACGGCATCATGTTTGTGATTGACTCGGGCTACTGCAAGTTGAAG GTTTTCAATCCCCGTATAGGCATGGATGCGCTGCAGATCTATCCCATCAGTCAAGCCAATGCCAATCAGAGGGCAGGCCGAGCTGGCCGAACAGGCCCAGGCCACTGCTTCAG GCTCTACACCCAGAGTGCCTACAAGAATGAGCTGCTGACAACCACGGTGCCCGAGATCCAGCGCACCAACCTTGCCAATGTAGTGCTTTTGCTCAAGTCCCTGGGTGTGCAGGACCTGCTGCAGTTCCACTTCATGGATCCACCCCCCGAGGACAACATGCTGAACTCCATGTACCAGCTGTGGATTCTGGGGGCCCTGGATAACACAG gtggTCTGACCTCAACAGGACGTCTCATGGTGGAGTTCCCATTGGATCCTGCACTCTCCAAAATGCTCATTGTCTCCTGTGACATGGGTTGCAGCTCTGAGATCTTGCTCATTGTCTCCATGTTGTCTGTGCCTGCCATCTTTTATCGGCCTAAG GGCCGAGAGGAGGAGAGTGACCAAGTGCGGGAGAAATTTGCTGTTCCAGAGAGTGATCACTTGACTTATCTGAATGTTTACCTGCAGTGGAAGAACAACAGCTATTCTACACTGTGGTGCAACCAGCACTTCATCCATGCCAAGGCCATGCGGAAG GTGCGGGAGGTGCGTGCCCAGCTCAAGGACATTATGGTGCAGCAGCGGATGAGCCTAGCATCCTGCGGTACTGACTGGGATGTTGTCAGGAAGTGCATCTGTGCTGCGTATTTCCATCAAGCTGCAAAGCTGAAG GGCATTGGGGAGTATGTGAACATCCGCACAGGCATGCCCTGCCACCTGCACCCCACAAGCTCTCTGTTTGGCATGGGCTACACACCAGACTACATCGTGTATCATGAGTTGGTCATGACCACCAAG GAATATATGCAGTGTGTCACTGCTGTGGATGGAGAgtggctggcagagctgggccccATGTTCTACAGTATCAAACATGCTGGCAAGTCACGCCAG GAGAACCGCCGCCGTGCCAAGGAGGAAGTGTCTGCCATGGAGGAAGAGATGGCTttggctgaggagcagctgcGTGCCCGCCGGGAggagcaggagcgccgtaaCCCACTGGGCAGTGCAAG ATCTACTAAAATCTACACCCCTGGGCGGAAGGAGCAGGGGGAGCCCCTGACACCACGACGCACCCCAGCCCGCTTTGGCCTCTAA